GGGGTATTGCTTCCAACGCTGGTCACGTCCCCAGAAAGCCCAGAAAGGTTGtcgaaaagatttaccagaatgttccAAGGGTGAAGGATTTCCAAGGTTGGAGTGGAGAGGGTGGGCTTGTTCTCCAGGGGGCTCTGCAGGTCGAGAGATTTGATAGTGGACAAGATCACAACTGGATTGGACAGGGTCCAGAGAGGGGAGAAGGGTCAGGTCCAGGACACACAGGTTTATGGGTAAAACTACAGAAAGAATGTGTCAATGCGCAGAGAGCAGTGGTGAGTCGCAGCTCGCTGCCCGTACCTGGTGCAGACACACAGTGAGAGTTTCAAAAGGAAACCAGATAAACACTGGAAAGAAAATTTGCAGGACTGGGGGTAAGAATGGGACCTAGCAGGCTTGGGGTACAGGGACTAACATGGAATTGTTGCTGTACTGATTCTATGAGACACTGGGACAGACAActattacagagacacaagagactctgctgatgctggaatctggagcaacacacacaagctgctggaggaactcagcaggtcaggcagcatctatggagggaaataaacagtcgacgtttcgggccgagacccttcatcaggactggaaaggaagagggcagaagccagaatataaaaggtcaggggagggggaggagcacaggctggcaggtgacaggtgagtccaggtgagagagggaaggtaggtgggtgggggaggggatgaaagggagtgatgcaagaagctgggaggtgatgcgTAGAAGAGGTGAAGGGCtagagaaggaatccggtaggaataGAGGTGTGAAATAGGAGGGAGGTagcgggcaggtcatgagggcggggtaGGGGAAAgataaggggtgagggggccacaggaatgagagaagacaAGGGGGAGATGTGGGGGTAACAGGGGGGAGGGGTTCCCAGCAGCTAGGGAAATCCATGTTgatgtcgtcaggttggagacgaccaagacagaatatgaggtgttgttcctccagcctgcgtctggcctcagtgtggcagtagaggaggccgtgggcagacatgtcagtgtgggagtgggatgtggaatttaagtgggcggccaccgggaggtcctggctgttgcggcggatggagcgaaggtgctcagcgaagcggtcacccgatctgcgtcgggtctctctgatgtagaggaggctgcagcgggagcaccggatgcaataaatgacaccctgggGTCCACAGGTGAagcggtgcctcacctggaaggactgtctggggcctgaatggtggtgagggagacaACTATTAGCTCACCCAAAGGGACTAATTTCAAGGAGTGACTTAAGCAGAGACAGGGAAGTGAAAaggttcagggagggagttccagagctcggCGCCAGGAAGCTGAAGCTCCACCTGTGTTGGAGCGATTAAACTCGGCGAGAGGTCAGAGATCTCAGACGGCAGTGGAgccagaggaggttacagagatccAAAGGGCGGGAATTTAAAACTCAAGCAGTGCTTAAGCTGCAGCCAGTGTGGACCAGCGAGCAGGGTGTGTGGTGGTTCAGTGAGACAGGCAGCAGACTCTTGGAGGAGCTCATGGAGGGTGGAGCAGGAGAAATCATCGCAGTTAATGCTTTTCCCTCCCCTCTTCTACCCTCCTGCACAAAGGTGGAGCTTGTACTGAAGTCCTTCACCCTTGGAACAATTCTGGTGtgtcttttctggaccctctcttgGCCTTCCTGGGGAGACGTCAACAGGACACACCATCAAAAGTGGCAGATAGCCAGGGTTGCTTTTGGTGATCCAGACCGGGATGGGAGAGGTTTCACAACCCCTCCGAAACTAGTATTTTGCTCTTCGATCCCACAGTTTATTGGACTGGCATGTGGTGGACATTGAGGTGAGTGGTCCAGTTGACGAAGCTTCAGGCCACCAGTTCACAGTGAAGAGCACACGGAGGAACCCCTCCACCCCGGGGGCAGTGACAGGGGCAGCCACCTACGCCTCGTTCTGGAGCAGCGTGCTGAGTAAGTGCCAGTCTCTACCTCACCCTCACTAGGCCAAGGCTCAACAGTCCAGACCGCTGGTCAAACCTGCCGAGCAGCACGATGTTCACATTACATCCTTGTGCACTGGAACCACACAAGCTAAAGTAAGAACTAGGTTTATGTGGTACTCAATCACACctctgaaacacagtgaaatgtttcaTATCAACAGAAATGGTCCCAGTACATGTGATACAACAACTACATGGCCCTATAGTGCACGGTCAGGCACTCACTGACACTACCTTGCACTTGGATTCCAGACACTGATGAGCCACTTGTGTTGGAAGGGAATAATTTGCAGTGCTCTGAGGAAAGAGCTGGGTGTTGGAGGATCAATTAACAAGCtgattcaagaaggcagagggtgaagcAGCCTCCCTGGACATTGTGACATAATTCGGATAGGGGATTTGCAGAGCATTATCAAAAAAATAATTGACATCAGGTCACTTAAAACAAGCTAAAGTTTTCCACCCAAAGACCTCACCTTGGGCatcgctgctgcctgacccactgagttgctccagcattttgtgtgtggctccaggtttccagcatccacagtctctctgTGTCCTGACCTCACCTTGGGTACTTCTAACAACCCTGACTCCCACCATCGTCACGTTCCTAAatcaaagcaggaaatgctggaaacactcagcaggtcaggcagcatctgtagaaagagtaaCAGAGCTAACAGAGAACAGTTCTGACTGTtcaagggtcccagacctgaaacattaattctgtttctcactccacagatgctgcctgacctgctgagtgtttccagcaatttctgtatcCATGGAGACCTCCCAGGATCCGAGTTCTACTCCCCATTCCTGCTGTGTCATCAGTCCTGTCCCTTCAGCAGCAGAATTCCCACTCCACtggaaaacaagtaaaactgcagacgatggaatctgaaacagaaatgctggaaacactcagccggacaggcagcatctgtggagagagagagaaaccagttaacgtttgGAAATGGGGGGGCAGTGGAGGGTGTCCCTTTTCAAAGAAGAGTTGTGGGGTGCAAGACAAGAGACCACACGGAGGAAGGCTGAGCGGCTCAGGTGATAGGGAGCGTGAGTGCTGACTGTGTGTGGGGCATTTGGAGGAACGGTTGAGGGAGGCAGGATAATGGGGACTGATGAGATTACCTGCAGTTGGAGAACAGTTGACCTGCTCTCCAGCAGTTCCTCCCGGCCCTCTCCCGCAATAACACAGCTTCCCCCGCATATCCCCAATAGGAACATAAGACAAGGGCAgcaacaggccactcagcccctcaaacctgccctaccattcaccataGCAGATCTATGCCGAGCTCctgcgccagttccccagagccctcagttcctcaatctgccaaatatttatctgtttccaccttaaGTATTCCCCGGGGCGCTGCCTCTGTGGGTTTTACCCAGAGTCTCCCCTCACTGGCTCTGGGACCCAGGTGAGTCCCCAGCCCCGACCCCACCCTGGTCCCAGGCCTCTCCTCACTAGGACCCGGAGCCTGGCCTGGCCTGACCCGCCCCGCCCCACAAGGGGTCCCGGCCACTCGGACCCTCCTGTCCCTGCAGGGCAGATGCCGGCTGCTGTGTTAGTGACCTAACCCGCCCCTCAGCGCGGCCATGAATGGAAACATGAGCCCACCTCACACCTGAACGGTCCCGTGAAATTAAACAGTAAAAGAAACATTTTCTAACAGATtctaatttcaatgagatccgccCTCAACctactaaactccagtgagtacaggcccagagccatcaaatgctcctcataccctctcattcccgggatcattcttgtaaacctcctctggaccctctccaacgccagcacatcattccttagaaatggggcccaaaactgctcacagtactccagatgtctgaccaacaccttataaaacctcagcattatatccttgcttttatattctagtcctcttgaagtgaatgctatcattgtatttgccttccttactaccgactcaacctgcaagttaacctttagggaatcctgcactgggactcccaagtccctttgtacctccgatttctgaatacgatccccatttagaaaatggtctacagctttattccttctaccaaagtgcatgaccgtacacttcccgacgctgtattccatctgccacttctttgcccattctctcaatctgtccaagtccttctgcagactccctgcttcctcagcactacctgcccctccacctatctttgtatcatctgcaaacttggccacaaagccatcaattccgtcatccagatcattaacatataacatgaaaaatagCCAACCCAACaacaacccctggggaacaccactagtcatcggcagccaaccagaaaaggccccctttattcccactctttgcctctgccagtcagccaatcttctatccacgctggtacctttcctgtaataccatgggctctgatcttgtttagcagcctcatgtgcggcatgatgtgaaaggccttctgaaatccaagtaaataacatccactgactctcctttgtctatcctgcctgttacttcctcaaagaattccaacaggtttgtcaggcaaaatttccccttaaggaaaccatgctgacttcagcctattttatcatgtgcttccaagtagcctgaaatctcatccttaataatgggctgtaacatctcaccaaccactgaggtcaggccaACCGGCCTATaagttcctgtcttttgcctccctcccttcttgaagagCGGACTGACAATTTTGGaggattttccagtcctccggaaccattcccgactctagtgattcttgaaagatcactactaacgcctccacaatctcttcagaaccctggggtgtggtccatccagtccaggtgactagtccaccttcagacctttcagtttcccaagcaccttctccttagtaatagcgacggcactcacttctgccccctgactctctcaaatttctggcatgttgttggtgtctcccacagtgaaggctgaccttgcaacttactgtctacctgcaatgcacttccctgtagctgtttcactttactctgtattctgttattgtttttaacctgtactacctcaatgcactgtgtaatgaattgatctgtatgtacggtatgaaagacaagtttccACTgctcctcggtacaagtgacaataataaaccaataccaataccaaagtatttattcagttcgtccgccatttctttgttccccattactgcctctccagcatcattttccagtggtcccatGTCCAGCTGTGCCTCTTTTTCACTCTTTAAATATCTGaagaaacttttggtatcctcttttatgttatcggctagcttaccttcatatttcatcttttctcacctttattgttttttagttgccttctgttggtttttaaaagcttcccaatcctctagcttcccactaatttttgcaatattgtatgccctcttttctgcttttatgctgtctgtgACTTCCCTCGTCAGCCTCATCCTCCCTGGACGGTCTCATCAAGCAGGGAAGTCCCAGTAAATTTCAATTCCTTTCAACTCATGCAACTATTTAATTGCTAACACatcctttttcatttttcttccccAGACTGCAAAGGTCACGGAGGGAAACTCTTTCTGTGCTGATGAACCGTCCTGACAGCACATTATGGAAGACTGCGTCAGCATTTAGAACTTAAGAGGAGATAGAACATTGCGGGAAATGCAGCATTTGTGACGCAAACAGTAAAGCACGATCTCCAGTATTTGTGTCTCTTTCTGGGTGTGGGCAGCGATCGCCTCAGGGAACCAAGGATCATAGGGCActgaattagaattggtttagaATCGGGTCACTAGTTCACCTCCACAAAAAactcagccacaggtgaggtcacagaggactggagaatggccAGTGCCACTCTGCTTTTTATGAAGGGCaacagagacaaaccaggaaattacaggcaggtgaaccttacatcagtggtagggaaatgatTGTTAGGGAAATGATTGTTAGGGATCGGATCTACTCAAGTCTGGAAAAGAATaagcttattagggacagtcagcatggctttgtgcgggggaggtCCAGTTTTACAAACTTGGTTGAgtttctttgaggtggtgacgaagatgattgacgtgggtagggcagtggatgttgtctacatagactttggtaaagctttcgacaaggtccctcgtggtaggctggtccagaagtttaaggcatatggcatccatggagacttggtagattggattcaaagttggcttgtcCATAAAAGAGTGTAGTGGTGggagggtgtttctctgactggaggtctgttccacagggacctgtcctgggacctctgttgtttaagATTTTtatgtgatttggatgaaagtgtagctGGTCTGATCAGTAAGTCTTCAGACGACACAGaaattggcagagctgtggatcgtgaggaaggctgtcaaaggagccagcaggatacagatcagttgaaaatgtgggcagagaaatggcagatggagtttaatcctgacgagtgtgaggtgttgcactttgggaggtcaaatgtaagaggaaagtggacagtgaatggtagggtacgGAGGGGTCTTGGGCCCATAGCTCCCAGAAGGTACAGCATAAGTAGAcacagtggtaaagaaggtgtacagggtGGTCGGGGTGTTGGGTTGGGATGTcctattgcagctgtataaaacttcagttaggtaACGTGTGGAGTAGTGTGTGCACTAACATTatgcggcatagatagggtaggcagtcagagtcAAAtagtagaggtttaaggtgaggggggaaagtttgaaggaggtttacgaggcgatgtttcacacagagagcggtgggtgcgtgggacgggctgccaggggaggtggtggagggagatacgacagtggtgtttagacagacacatgaacaggcaagaagTGGAGTGGTTCAGGCCACGTTCAGgtggatgtgcagtttaaattggcatggtggttagcacagacattgtgggctgaagggcctggtcctgcgCTGTACTATGTAATGTTCTAACCTGTATCCTCCGGCCACGGTCTGTAAAAACCGGTACAGGCCCACCGCATGGTGTGAATGTTTCGCGCACAGTTAGTGCACGGAGCTCggtgaccatgtgcaggcattgTCCAAACCAACGACCCAGGCATTGAAACAGGGCAAGGCCCACGCGTCGGGTGAGGGTGTGAGGAGTGTGCGAGGAATCGCGGCACTGAACTTGGGAATTGGAAACGGTGCTGAAGGGAGAATAAAGAGGTTGCTCGGCTGCGGTTGCACGGAAACACCAGCAGGGTGTGCCCTTGGCCACGGCTCTGATCCAGGCGCTGACCATGGGACATCATTCAGGGTAAAGTCCCCCCGCCAAATTGTTCCTGTTCTGGTGCGTGGGTGGGTGGAGATAGATCCCTcgacccccctctccccctaccccacACACGGCGTCAAATCATCTCCCCCCCTGTCTACACGAGTGTCAGGGAGAACTCGGTCTCAGCTGGTTATTATGACGCTCTGTACCTGTCATGTTGCtgcgagtttttcactgtacttgcgcgcacacacgcacctgtgcacacacgcacCTGCGCGCACACacgtacctgtgcacacacgcacctgcgcgcacacacgcacctgtgcacacacgcacCTGCGCGCACACacgtacctgtgcacacacgtacctGCGCGCACACacgtacctgtgcacacacgcaCCTGCGCGCACACacgtacctgtgcacacacgcacctgtgcacacacgcacCTGCGCGCACACacgtacctgtgcacacacgcacctgcgcgcacacacgcacctgtgcacacacacacctgcgCGCACACacgtacctgtgcacacacgcacctgtgcacacacgcacCTGCGCGCACACACGCACCTGTGCGCACACGCACCTGCGCGCACAcacgcacctgtgcacacacgcacCTGCGCGCACACacgtacctgtgcacacacgcacctgtgcacacacgcacCTGCGCGCACACacgtacctgtgcacacacgcacctgcgcgcacacacgcacctgtgcacacacgcacCTGCGCGCACACacgtacctgtgcacacacgcaCCTGCGCGCACACacgtacctgtgcacacacgcaCCTGCGCGCACACACGCACCTGCGCGCACACacgtacctgtgcacacacgcaCCTGCgcgcacacatgtacctgtgcacacacgcaCCTGCGACAGTAAACTCGGAgacatctcgacccgaaacgtcgactgtccatctccctgcacagacgctgcccgacccgctgagttcctccagcagattgtgtgcgtaaactcgactttgacttatcAGTGTTGCTGGCACCTGGTGGTCAAGCTCTTCCCTCCCTGAACCACCATGGACTTGGCTCTGATTTTGTGACGTCTCTGCcgttgtgtgttgtctgtacccgcACCTCACCGTcctcaataaactcgacttgactgccTCGGTGTCCCCAGCCAGGCAGGAGGAGCTCCGGTACTATCGGAGGTATCTAACTGATCTGAGTGTAGCGTCGCCGACACTCCTTCACCGACCTGCCGTCTCCCAGAATAAACCTTCGTGTCCCAATCCCAGGGACAGCGCGCCGCGGGCAGATAGAGCGGTTTCGGCAGCCCAGAGGATTGTGGGTGTCATGGTCGCCATTATCAAGAGGACCATTGCGCCACGCAAAAGCGAAGGGGAGTAAATATGGATCAAAACGGTCAACCAGAGATATCAGATCAATCTCAAGAGCTGGCTAAACTATGGGCACAGATCACTAAAATATAGTTTACCGGGATAACAAGAAATGAACCAAGGTCTGGTGGAATGTTGGTCCTTTATCACCCAAGAGCAAGAATACAAACCAAACGTTGCGGTTCATTTAGTCACAGTAAATAAACGCCTCTTTCAGAGGTGATACAGACACCAGTTGTGCTTCAATACTCCAGATCTTGATAGAGACACCTCTGCTCACTCAcccgagggagagagagagacagtaaaTACGACGCACTGCACCGTTCACGGTCTCAGAATGTTCTACAGGCAATGAGATAGTCCAGAGGTGTGCTCCACGTTAGAACCTGGTTAACGCGACCTGCTGATTtcggcacagcaagatccctcttACAGCAGATGTCAATGACGAGATGGTGTTTTATGCCGTTAATCCGAGGGGGAGGGGTCAATGCGACAGGAGATACCGATTAAACTGACTGAAAAGCAAACCGAGCCGAGGTGGACCGGCGTCTTGCGGTTCCCGACTTCCAGATGTTTGACCATCAATACAGCTGTGTGCGCGCATGCGTTAAATGAGTTGTGTCTTCTTTTGTGCGGGAAACAAGTTTAGGAGCAGGTGACCGGCCCCCGTTCACACAGCCGGAATTTTCCCTCAGCTCCTCCCTGCACGAACCCACGTCCCTCGATTCACTTTAAGGCCCAAAACTCGGAGCATGGTGAATGCCAAAGGTTCGCTCTCTCGGGGGGAAGAAATCTCTTCTGTCCTGAAGGACTAACCCCTTGGTTTAAGAGTCTGACCTGGGACCCCAGCCGGGACAACCGTCATCTCTGCGCCTGACCCAGCGAGCCCGGCAGAATGAGAGACCACAAGGCAACACATTATGGACCAAATCTCATTCCCTCCCCCCGAACCCATTCCCCCAACCTTCCTTGGGAAGGGAGACCGCGGGATCCGGACGTGGTCACACCAGGGCGCTATATAAATTCCGTAAGACGTTTTAACTCTTGATTTCGAATCCTCTTCCAATAAAGACCAACACACGCATTCTCTAGGGCCCCGCGTCCCTTCTGAACACCAAGACTTCTCCATCTCTCACCGGTCAGACTTCGCCTCTCGGCTTTGCTTCCCCCCCGGAGCAGAAAAAAGTCCACGTTTGGTCAACAGTTCATCGTCTTCTCCTGGGGATGGGGAGGCGCCAACTCCCTCCTGGGCGACCACCACGTCCTGGGGAAGGTCCTGCCTGCAGAGGCCGAGCCCCCGCGTTTGCTTCAACTATTTACACAGAAGATGGATCCGGGCCGCTTCCGTAAGACCACCGCGTTCCTTCTGCTCGACCCGGGCCATTGACCAAGCGAGAGCCATGGGAGCGAGGCGGCCTGTGAGGTCGGGTCCACACACTCCCTGGATCCGGGCCAGAGGGAAGGGCCCAGCTCGGTGCTATAGCTGGGGTCGGACGTGGAAGGCGGGGAGGTACGGAGCGGGGCAGCAGGCGGCCAGCGGATAGAGTCTGTGCCGGAGGAAGTTCTCGTAGGAGGAGCCGGCGGCCAGATGTTTGTAGAGGTCGAGGGGATGCCCCGGAGCCCCAACACCGTCCCCGGGCACGGCGGGCACCATGAAGGAGTTGAGGGCCAGcgaggggatgagggaggagtagAGGGTCTGCTCCTTGACCGGGAGCAGGTAGCTGGCCGGGAAGCGGTCGCTCAGGGCGGGGTTCGGGGCGCTGGGCGCCGCCAGCAGCCAGGCGGGCACGGGGGGCAGAGGGGGCTTCAAGCCCttgccctccccctccacctcccccctgtCCTTCCCCAGGTGGAGGGGCGAGACGACGCGGAGCTTCCTGCCGGAGGGAGCCTCGCCCTCCCTCGGCCGGCCGTCCGGCCCCGGCCGCGGGTGACCCACGCCCCCGTCCACCTTGGGCCGCTTGGCCGGCACCTTCCGCGGCAGGGCCACGCTGAGCGGGGGCACCCAGCACGCCTTGGGGTGGGGGGTCTCCAGGGAGGGGGCGGCCGACGGCCCCATCCTCGGCGCCTCGCCCTTGCAGTCGGGGGTCCAGGGCGCCTGTCCGGCGGCCCGGGGCAGGCGGAGGTCGGCGCCGCGCTCCCCCGCCCTGCTGAGGCGTCTCGCCCCCTTGTCCGGGGGGAGGCCGAAGCCCCCCGGGTCCCTGAAGCCCCGGCAGCAGGAGTAGGGGCTACCCTTGGCGGGGAGGTGCAGGAGGGGCTTCACCACGTTCTGGAGGCCGGTGAGGCAGCGAGGGGCGGGCGGCAGGTCGCAGCCCCGGCTCCGGACCTCTCCGGCAGCTGCCGCCTCCTCCTCCCGGCCCGCGtagaggtggggcgggggggcggAGGGCGCCGGCCGGATGACCGACGGTCTGGCCGGGCTGGGGGCCGCCTCGGCCACGAACCTCTTCTTCTTGGCCAGGGGCGATATGATGTCCTGCTCCCTCCTGGAGGCGGGGAGAGGCCGGCCCTCCTCCCCCAGGCCGCccgctccccacccctcctcaccggCTCGGCCCGGCGACCTGCCCCCGCCCTTCTCCGCCGGCGGCGCTCCATCCGCGCCCGGGCACTTGCGCTCTTCGGGGAGCTC
The nucleotide sequence above comes from Pristis pectinata isolate sPriPec2 chromosome 29, sPriPec2.1.pri, whole genome shotgun sequence. Encoded proteins:
- the LOC127584299 gene encoding AT-rich interactive domain-containing protein 5A-like, yielding MAEERGVVKDTEASDVSQQTFLVNLYKFMKDRGTPIERIPHLGFKQVNLATLYKAVEKLGGYEAVTTSRLWKNIYDELGGNPGSTSAATCTRRHYERLVLPYERHLKGEDDKPLPVCQPRKQYKVIKAKDGRGAGAEVKEQSSKRKAARDGVQRGGRSHGVSPPADAEDAGRGQSEGAPRELPEERKCPGADGAPPAEKGGGRSPGRAGEEGWGAGGLGEEGRPLPASRREQDIISPLAKKKRFVAEAAPSPARPSVIRPAPSAPPPHLYAGREEEAAAAGEVRSRGCDLPPAPRCLTGLQNVVKPLLHLPAKGSPYSCCRGFRDPGGFGLPPDKGARRLSRAGERGADLRLPRAAGQAPWTPDCKGEAPRMGPSAAPSLETPHPKACWVPPLSVALPRKVPAKRPKVDGGVGHPRPGPDGRPREGEAPSGRKLRVVSPLHLGKDRGEVEGEGKGLKPPLPPVPAWLLAAPSAPNPALSDRFPASYLLPVKEQTLYSSLIPSLALNSFMVPAVPGDGVGAPGHPLDLYKHLAAGSSYENFLRHRLYPLAACCPAPYLPAFHVRPQL